Proteins co-encoded in one Terriglobales bacterium genomic window:
- a CDS encoding NADH-quinone oxidoreductase subunit I has protein sequence MALTFSNLLRRVLMVDLLKGLSITFRYQDPKEIYTEQYPLQRPKVAERYRGAPRLNVNADTNETLCIACDLCALACPEHLIVVSSERNAATRRKELTTFTYDLSRCMFCGLCEDACPTDALELTQDFELANYTREGAIWDRQTLEKGPQPTVYTR, from the coding sequence GTGGCCCTTACATTCTCCAACCTGCTACGCCGCGTCTTGATGGTGGACCTGCTCAAGGGTCTCTCCATTACCTTCCGCTACCAGGATCCAAAAGAGATCTATACCGAGCAATATCCGCTGCAACGGCCCAAAGTGGCTGAGCGTTATCGTGGGGCGCCGCGGCTGAATGTCAACGCGGACACCAATGAGACTCTCTGCATAGCGTGTGACTTGTGCGCGCTAGCCTGTCCTGAGCACCTGATTGTAGTCAGCAGTGAGCGCAATGCAGCTACCCGACGCAAGGAACTGACCACCTTCACCTACGACCTGAGCCGCTGCATGTTCTGCGGCCTATGTGAAGATGCTTGCCCGACCGACGCCCTCGAACTCACTCAGGATTTCGAGCTGGCCAACTACACTCGTGAGGGCGCTATCTGGGACCGCCAGACTCTGGAAAAAGGTCCGCAGCCCACCGTGTACACCCGGTAA
- the tadA gene encoding tRNA adenosine(34) deaminase TadA, translated as MKTDSGDEVWMQEALRQAQCALDAGEVPVGAVVVFEGRVVGRGLNRNLRDLDPTAHAEVVALREAAAALGNHRLLNCELYATIEPCAMCAGAMIHARLRRLVYGADDPKAGAVHSVLSVINHPQLNHSIEVRRGVLAEQCGKLLQAFFRRRRAEQKA; from the coding sequence ATGAAGACCGACTCCGGCGATGAGGTATGGATGCAGGAAGCTTTGCGCCAGGCGCAGTGCGCGTTGGACGCAGGGGAAGTCCCCGTGGGCGCGGTCGTGGTTTTTGAGGGCCGGGTGGTTGGCCGCGGATTAAATCGCAATTTGCGCGACCTCGATCCCACTGCGCATGCCGAGGTTGTCGCCCTGCGCGAAGCGGCCGCCGCTCTAGGTAACCACCGCCTCCTCAATTGCGAGCTGTATGCGACAATCGAGCCCTGCGCGATGTGTGCAGGCGCGATGATCCATGCCCGCTTACGGCGCCTGGTGTACGGCGCTGATGATCCCAAAGCTGGCGCCGTCCATTCGGTGCTCTCGGTGATCAATCACCCGCAGTTGAATCACTCCATAGAAGTTCGGCGCGGCGTGCTCGCCGAGCAATGTGGAAAGTTGCTGCAGGCCTTCTTCCGCCGGCGGCGTGCCGAACAGAAAGCGTAA